GTCATTATTGTTAAATGCCGGTGCAGTAGAGCCCTTACAGGTGTACACAATTACCGGAGGAGGAGGCACCTGGAAGTATACAGTTGCTCCCGAATTAGGATTAAACCCACCACCACTTAATGAATACTGGAATACGGTATCCTTAATGCTATTGTATCGAACAATAAAGGTACCGCCGTTCCAGCCATCCCCGAAACTATCCAAAGCATCCAGCTTCAAAGTTTCGTTGGCCGTAACACACAATTGATGCTGTGGCAGATACGATCCATCATAAGATGTATTATTGGTCGGATAAGTACCGGCGGTAGTACTGGCAATCAAATTACCGGTAGTACTATCACTTAAGTTCCAATACATCTCGCCTGCAAAACTTACGGATTGCATAACTATCTCTATCGACACTTCACCTGGTCCGGGGGTGGTGCATTGTGCTTGCCCATCAAAACTGAATAAGAGGGCCAATGCGGCCAGCAAAGAGGTGGCAATTCTACCTCTCAAGGATTTTTCCAAATAGTTATTCTTCATATCACCAAGTTTAAGAGTCTGTGGATAGTGGCCTGTTTAGGATTTCAAAAAATTGTGTGGTATCGGCATTATTGGTCACCACCAAGAGGGGATGTCCGCCTTTACGATTGATAAGTTTTAAGTCTTTTGCGTCTTTAGGACAATAGAATGAGGTGGAGGTATATTTCCAACTTCCATCGGCTTGAGCCAGATATACGAAGCCCGATCCCGCATCATAGCGTGGCGTTTCAGGTTCGGTAATAAAGTGATTCCCCACCCCAATCAAATCTTTTAAGCCATCGCCGTTTAAGTCGAACAAGAGCATGCTGTTAATGGGTGACCGCTGAGCCTCCGACGGTAATTCTTGAATTTGATAACCATCTGAAGAACTCAGAATAAGCTTGGAAGAAAAATCAACCGCCTTAAACTGCATGGCCTCAGAAAGCATTTCCTTACCATAAATTTCCTCCAAAGATGCTGAGGCGAAATCTGCATACTGCGGGAACTTTTCCTTGAGGAAAGGCATTTGCTGCGATGAACATTCGCGACCCCGAACGGGCACCAATTTATCCTTATAGTCCTTAGCTAATACAATGTCCAAATTGCGCTCGCCATCGAAATTATTGGCAAAGAGGTAGAGCGGATGCTCGGCACTGGGATGGAACTTATTATTCTGCCCCAGATTACCCGCAATAATATCCGGCTTACCATCAGCATTAATATCTTCTACCAGCAAGCTATGCCACCATCCTTCGGTGCCATCCAAGTGGTATTCTGCTGTCGCATCCCGGAATTTTGAATCCTCCTGAATGTACAAGGTTAAGGGTGTCCATTCACCAGCTACCAGCAGATCTGGCTTATCATCACCATTAAAATCGGCCCATTGAGCTGCACTCAGCATACCCAATTTAAAGGTTCCAAAATAGGCTACGGTCTTGTCCTTAAAAACGCCGTCCTCATTCACCAAAAGTTTAGATACGGGTACGGTAGGATAAGCTCCGGGTGTAGTTCGTCCGCCTACAAAAAGGTCTAAATCTCCATCCTGATCAAAGTCTATGGCCTGCACCACCTTGGTACTGCTATTCCAAGTTGGCAAAATGCCTTCCTTGCGAATGAACTCACCTTTGCCGGTATTTTCATAGAGTCGATCGGCCAGCACCGTTGCATCATATTGAAGCATTTCGGAGCCACCGCCAGAGCATACATAAAGGTCTTGATCGCCATCTCCATCGTAATCGAAGAAAAGGGCGCCCATATCTTCCGAGCGAAAATCTTCTGTCCAGGGTTGTACTGGGGCTAAGCCGAAGCTGCCATCTGTATTTTGGAAGTACAAGGCTCCTGCCTGATGTTTGCCTCCACCTAAGTACAGATCATCCAAGCCATCGCCATTGGCATCACCTACTGCCGCGGAAGGACCCAAACGACCTTGCGCATGCGGAAGTAAAATCTCATTGGTAAACTCATTGTAGGGCTCATCATAGTGGCGATGAGCAATAGGACTGGCCTTATCCGTCAATTCCTGAATCAATTTGCCTGGCTCGCGCTTTAAAACTGCGGGACCCTGTGCCACTAATTGCTGTTCGGAAGCTTTGATGGCTAAAGTTTGATTGGCAGAAATGTCTTGCATTTTCGACCAGGAACGATTTGGCCATTGCACCCAAAGCTCTTCCACCTTCGCTTGATCGGCTAAACCGAAATAAAGAATGGGTTCTACCGATGAGAAATAACCTCTAATAGGTGATAGTTCTTGATATTGCCAACCGGCAGCGGTTTTGATATAAACCTTGGAATTGAAGGCCAGGCTTGACTTAGCACCGCTCTTTAATTCCAATTTGAGGTAATTATTCTTCGTCTTATTCTCGAATACAAAAGCGGTATCCTCCAGGTTGTTCATCACCAAATCGAGATCGCCATCTTGATCGAAATCGGCATAAGCCACACCATAAGTAAAGGCTGAATCATTTCCGAATACACCTTCTTGCTTATCGAATTGCATTTTACCCTGGCGATTGGCATAGTACTCATTAGAAAGTGGAATGCTAGGCATCTTCGCAAATAGCTCTTCTTTGAGCTCCTTAGGAACCGATCCACCATTGGCATCCTTGGCCTCCTTCATGGCCATGCGGAAATCATTATCCCGAGGATAGCGACGAATACCATTACTGATAAAAATGTCTTTATAGGAATCTCCATCGAAATCCTGCAGCAGGGCCGTCCAACTCCAATCGCTTTTAGACAATCCCGTTTGCTGAGCCACATTCACAAAATGCCCGGTGCCATCATTCACCTGCAGGCTATTGAACATGTACTGATAAGGCAATTTCAGATATTCGGTGAGGTAGTAGAATAACTGAGTATTCATACTGGCCATTAGAGTCTTACTGCGGTAGTGATCGGCAATTGCCATGTCCACCACCATTATTTCCGGACTCAAATCATTATTCAAATCAGCAATATCTACCCCCATCCCGAAATAGGTAATCTGGCGGGTACGTTGCTTTTGCTCATCTACGAAAGTACCATCGCCCTGGTTGATGTACATAAAGTCTGGAACCGAATAATCATTGGCTACATAGATATCTACCCAGCCATCGCCATTAATATCGGTGGTGGATAAACCGAGACCATAGCCATAAGCCAATATTCCGGCCGAAATCGTAACATCCGTAAAGCCAGCTTCGCCATCATTGCGATAGAGATGATTAGTGGCAGGCAACATATTCGCCGTGTCCTTCATCATTTCTACCACTTCGGGAATCCGTACCCCCCAATAGGTAGTATGGTTCATCACGAAAAGGTCTAAGTCACCATCCTGATCGTAATCAATAAAGGAAGAATGGGTAGACCAATTGGAATCATCTACTCCATAATCGGCGGCCGCTTCCTTAAACTGGAAATCACCTTGATTAATGAAAAGCTTGTTTCGTCGATCCTCAGGATTTATACTGGGACCACCGCAAGCGATATAGATATCCAGTAAACCATCTTGATTAACATCCGCCATGCTCACACCGTTGGTCCAGCGGTCGCTAGCTTCAGTTAAAGGGTTCTCAATTTTCTCGAATTTCCAGTTGCCTAGATTCTTATAGAGAATATTAGGACCGGTATTGGAGGCAAAGTAGATATCCGGGAGCCCATCATTATTAAGATCTCCTGCGGCTACTCCACTGCCATTGTAATAGTTTTCGAAGGTGAGTACATTTTCGTGCGAGAAAATGTTTTCTTCCAGGTGGTTATAGAATTGAATACCTGTTTCGGCCGCTGATTTAGCCGCAAAAAGCGGAGCCTTGGACTGCACACTTTCCTGCGCATGATCTTCCTTTGCAGAATCACATGCTGTAAACAGGATGAGCGAGGCCATCAGGCTTAAAGCCGAAAAATGATATGTATCCCAAATCCGCATAACCAGAAGTTCTCGGTAATTAATTGCCGATTGTTCCTCCGGATAGCTGATCGCGGTCGCTTACAATGGTCACATTTACCGAATTCTTAGATGCAC
The Croceimicrobium hydrocarbonivorans genome window above contains:
- a CDS encoding VCBS repeat-containing protein — translated: MASLILFTACDSAKEDHAQESVQSKAPLFAAKSAAETGIQFYNHLEENIFSHENVLTFENYYNGSGVAAGDLNNDGLPDIYFASNTGPNILYKNLGNWKFEKIENPLTEASDRWTNGVSMADVNQDGLLDIYIACGGPSINPEDRRNKLFINQGDFQFKEAAADYGVDDSNWSTHSSFIDYDQDGDLDLFVMNHTTYWGVRIPEVVEMMKDTANMLPATNHLYRNDGEAGFTDVTISAGILAYGYGLGLSTTDINGDGWVDIYVANDYSVPDFMYINQGDGTFVDEQKQRTRQITYFGMGVDIADLNNDLSPEIMVVDMAIADHYRSKTLMASMNTQLFYYLTEYLKLPYQYMFNSLQVNDGTGHFVNVAQQTGLSKSDWSWTALLQDFDGDSYKDIFISNGIRRYPRDNDFRMAMKEAKDANGGSVPKELKEELFAKMPSIPLSNEYYANRQGKMQFDKQEGVFGNDSAFTYGVAYADFDQDGDLDLVMNNLEDTAFVFENKTKNNYLKLELKSGAKSSLAFNSKVYIKTAAGWQYQELSPIRGYFSSVEPILYFGLADQAKVEELWVQWPNRSWSKMQDISANQTLAIKASEQQLVAQGPAVLKREPGKLIQELTDKASPIAHRHYDEPYNEFTNEILLPHAQGRLGPSAAVGDANGDGLDDLYLGGGKHQAGALYFQNTDGSFGLAPVQPWTEDFRSEDMGALFFDYDGDGDQDLYVCSGGGSEMLQYDATVLADRLYENTGKGEFIRKEGILPTWNSSTKVVQAIDFDQDGDLDLFVGGRTTPGAYPTVPVSKLLVNEDGVFKDKTVAYFGTFKLGMLSAAQWADFNGDDKPDLLVAGEWTPLTLYIQEDSKFRDATAEYHLDGTEGWWHSLLVEDINADGKPDIIAGNLGQNNKFHPSAEHPLYLFANNFDGERNLDIVLAKDYKDKLVPVRGRECSSQQMPFLKEKFPQYADFASASLEEIYGKEMLSEAMQFKAVDFSSKLILSSSDGYQIQELPSEAQRSPINSMLLFDLNGDGLKDLIGVGNHFITEPETPRYDAGSGFVYLAQADGSWKYTSTSFYCPKDAKDLKLINRKGGHPLLVVTNNADTTQFFEILNRPLSTDS